In Corynebacterium aquilae DSM 44791, the genomic stretch TTGTTGCTGGGGAGGAAGCTGACGAGGTCGTGGACCCAGTCGAGGGCGTCTTCGTCGCTGGCGGCGGTGTAGTGGGTGTTGCCGGCTAGTTCCATGTGGGTGGAGGCGCCGCCGAGTTCTTCTTGGCTGATGATTTCGCCGGTGACGGTTTTGATGACGTCGGGGCCGGTGACGAACATTTTGGAGGTTTTGTCGACCATGACGACGAAGTCGGTCAGGGCGGGGGAGTAGGCGTTGCCGCCGGCGCAGGCGCCCATGATGACGCTGATTTGGGGGACGACGCCGGAGGCGTTGACGTTGTGGTAGAAGGTCTTCGCGATCAGGTCCAGGGAGACGGCGCCGTCTTGGATGCGGGCGCCGGCGCCTTCGTAGAGGCCGATGAGGGGGCGGCCGGTGGCGACGGCGAGTTCCATGATTTTGATCATTTTTTCGCCGTAGACCTCGCCGAGGGCGCCGCCGAAGACGGTGCCGTCTTGGCTGAAGATGCAGACTTCGCGTCCGTCGATGGTTCCCCACCCGGTGATGATGCCGTCGCCGACGGGGCGGCGGGCGCCCATGCCGAAGGCGTGGGTGCGGTGGCGGGCGAGCTGGTCGCTTTCCACGAAGGAGCCTTCGTCGAGGAGGTAGTCGAGGCGTTCGCGGGCGGTCAGGCGGCCACTGTCGCGCACCTTGGCGAGGCGTTCGGTTCCCATGGGGGCGAAGGCTTCGGCGCGGCGCTTTTTCAGATCGGCGATTTTCTCGGCGGTGGTGGCCGGTGATGCGAGGTCGATGTCGGCTCGGCGCAAAGGTGAGGAAATAGTCATGTTTGGCATAGTAGACCCCACAGCCGGTAGTTTCCACCACCAAACACAAGTGATATGCGCCACCGGTGTGAAAAAATACATAGAGGGTACCCTAAGTAAGCGGCCAATTCCTCGCGGCATTTTCTAGCGGTGAGTCGAACCAATAAGGCAGTTGAACAGCGCCTTTTCTTTTTGGTGGCAAAAATGATTTCCGTCCAGCCCCGCAGTGCGGGCGGGTCAAGGGGCGGGGTGCACGTGTTGAATTTTGTGCGCCAAATTACTTTTGCCACAAAACTGTGATGTTGCCCCAACCGCCCCACCCAACACAGATGCCCCACGCGCGCCACCCCACCAGTAGGCGCCCCCATGGAATACAGTGACAACCATGACCCCACGCGCGCCCCTCAACCGCGAACGCCTCACCGACGCCCTAGTCCACAGCGGCGAATACGCCTCCGTCACCGTCACCGACACCGCCGGATCCACCAACGCCGACCTCGCCGCCGCCGGGCGCGACGGGGCGCCCGCCTGGACCGCGCTGCTCACCGAGCACCAAACCGCCGGGCGCGGCCGACACGGCCGCCCCTGGGTCGCCCCCCAGGGCAGCCAACTCACTCTAAGCGTGCTCATCCGGCCCGGGCGCCAGGCCCTGGAACGACTCGGCTTGCTGCCCCTGATGACCGGCCTGGCCATCGTCGACGCCCTCACCGAATTCGACGACCTATCGCCGATGGACATCACCCTCAAATGGCCCAACGACGTCCTCATCGACGGTGGCAAACTCTGCGGCATCCTCGGCGAAGCCGTCGACCTAGGGGACAAACCCTGCCTAGTCATGGGGCTTGGGCTCAACGTCTCCCTGACCGCCGAAGAACTCCCCGTCGCCCACG encodes the following:
- a CDS encoding biotin--[acetyl-CoA-carboxylase] ligase produces the protein MTPRAPLNRERLTDALVHSGEYASVTVTDTAGSTNADLAAAGRDGAPAWTALLTEHQTAGRGRHGRPWVAPQGSQLTLSVLIRPGRQALERLGLLPLMTGLAIVDALTEFDDLSPMDITLKWPNDVLIDGGKLCGILGEAVDLGDKPCLVMGLGLNVSLTAEELPVAHATSLDLAARAHGIDLDIDRTELAIVVLRHMKKRLEQWSTGSGDPLGDYRRVCSSIGLDVSVHLPDHTELIGTVDTVDDAGHIVVVDETGERHALAAGDVTHLRKAHGGYSA